The sequence below is a genomic window from Macrobrachium nipponense isolate FS-2020 chromosome 40, ASM1510439v2, whole genome shotgun sequence.
ataattttgatTAAGTACTTTAATAATCATGACAGTATTTTCATAAAGGAATAACtgttattattttagttaatgCTTACCATGAACTGATCTCCATCATCGATGGAAGTAACTGTCTGGTTATTATCCCGGCAATCCAGAAAAGACAGATTCTCTTCGTCACTGAAATCTTCAGCAATGGAAGACACATCTCTTTCCCTGGATAAAAGTTTCCTTTCCTTCGCCTGCAGTTTATGAcgaatattttgaaagaaaatgtcTTCATCGAAGAGTCCCTTTTCTTGGACATTGAGAAGGATGCAGCTACCCGTGGAGGAGGTTTCCTCGTTGGTTTCTTCAATTACAGGTGAGGCTGACACTAAATTATTTGCGTCCAAGTTCTGGTCAGAGAATGAGGACGAGTTCACTGAAGTATCAGCATCCTTTTCGGACTCTAATGCTTCGCTACTTCCTGCCTTATGTTGTTGATACTCCAAGAAAGAGCTGTCCTCGGACTGTTCTGTGTGAGTACTGCTTTCGTGACATTCACTCGAATTTTCCTTTCCTATGAAGGTTTCTTTATATAAGGAAATGTCATTTGCTTTGTTCTCTCCTTGAATTTCTACTGATGGTGCAACAGTTACACTTACGAGGGCATCTGTCTCATTGTATTCACTTGAAATCGACTTTCTTAATTCTGACGGACTTTTTGGAGTTTTTGATAGTTGTTCTTCAACGCTACATGGCTGTTCCTGCAAGGAGAGATTGTTTTTATGATTAACATCGATGGCATGCAAGAAGCAAGGTTTGCATTTCATTAAATTTTGATTAGATTGCTAACACTAAAGTATAAAAAGCAATATATTACCTTATTGGATTCCACAGAAGACATAGAGGTACAAGAGTCTAAAAGGTTTGTTGACACTTGATCGGAAGTAGAAGAAAAACTTTCTTCAATAAACGTATCCTCTTCCTTGGAATGTGAAGAAGAATCCGGTTCATTGAGATGTTCTGCACTGACAACTGTAGCCAGACTGGAAGCGGATGATTCGGTCAAATTCCGCTTTCTAATTTCAAAGGAATCATCATTTGCTGAAGTGAGAAATCCTGCCATGCCATTATCCTCTTCAGTGGTCAATTCGTTCAAATTTCCCTGTAGGACAATCAAAAGATAATTGAACATTCCTGTAATATATCAtgaatctagaatatatatatatatagtatatatatatatatatatatatatatatatatatatatatatatatatatatatatatatatatatagcaacattTATTCAGTAACCATACTGATGGACAGTAGAGATTAAAGTACTTGTGAAATAGGCAAGGGGAAACTTTAGTTCAGCAGTCAACTTATCAAAACAAATAACTCGTATTAATAGAAAATGTTTCCTGTATTTGGACACTTTTTGGCTAAATGTTTGAAGTACCTTTTTCACAACAGTAATCATCAGAAACCCGTCAGAAGATAATAATGCTGATGTGGCCACATTGGATGTTTCCTCTGGAAGAGCAAAACGTTTGAATATCTCTGAGACTTGATGGTCACTCTCGTGTTGTAGTGGTTCTCTCACGACCTGGATTTCGTTTCTGTTCTGCAGGAACACAGCAATTCCAGTTCTTCTCAAGGTGGAGACATCAATGACGATCTGTGGGTATAATTGTTGTTAAAGATGAATGGTACTGATTCTACTTTTCATCTGAAGTTCACTGATTAAGAAAATAGCATACAAAAAGCCACAGTAGTTCACGAATATTAGACCTTAAcaagtatttgtaaatatatttgtaccttaTAATGAGTATCATCATCTTGAGTTGCTGAAAGAAGTTCATTGTGATTTAttgcattttgttcatgcaactgcCTGTAGAAACTTAGTAAATCTTCATCTGAAGGCACTGCATTGTATTCAGACAAGGTTTCACGAAGCGTAGATGTCATGGCTTCCCTCATGGAGACAAAGTGTAGATCCTCAAGAAAACTGCCCTTTTCACTGACTTCCAGTAGGACAGAACTTTCTGAAGCAGACGATTTTGTATGCATTTCATCAGAGTCAAGactttgctttccttccattacAAAATTTTCGGaatcatcttctgaatgatgtaCATCCCATGCAGTCTTCTTTTCAACGACAAGCTGTATCTTCTCACAGCAAACTTCTTTGAATGGATTGAGAAGGCCATCAGATGTCTTATGCCGTAACGTTCTTCTGTGATCATACGCCGTTCTGTCACTTGAAATCGACTTTCTTAATTCTGACGGACTTTTTAGAGCTTCTGATTCGTGTTCTTCAATGCTACATGGCTGTTCCTGCAAGGAAGGATTGTTTTTATGATTAACATCAAAGGCATAGAAGAGGCAAGGTTTgcattttattaacttttgttCAGTTTATTACCAGTAAAGTATAAAAAGCAATGTATTACCTTATCGAATTCCACAGAAGACATAGAGGTACAAGAGTCCAAAAGGTTTGTTGACACTTGATctgaagtagaagaaaaactCTCTTCAATCAAAGTATCCTCTTCCTTGGAATGTGAAGAAGAATCAGGTTCAGTGAGATGTTCTGCATGGTCAACTGTAGCCAGACTGGAAGCGGATGATTTGGTGGTCAAATTCTGCTTTCTAATTTCAAAGGAATCATCTCTTGCTGAAGTGAGAAATCCTGCCTTGCCATTATCCTCTTCAGTGGTCAATTCGTTCAAATTTCCCTGTAGGACAATCAAAAGATAATTGAACATTCCTGTAATATATCATGAAtctactagaatatatatatagcaacatcTATTCAGTAACCATACTGATGGACAGTAGAGATTAAAGTACTGGGGAAATAGGCAAGGGGAAACTTTAGTTCACTTGTCAACTTATCAATACAAATAACTCGTATTAATAGAAAATGTTTCCTGTATTTGGACACTTTTTGGCTTAATGTTTGAAGTACCTTTTTCACAACAGTAATCATCAGAAACCCGTCAGAAGATAATGATGCTGATGTGGCCACATTGGATGTTTCCTCTGGAAGAGCAAAACGTTTGAATATCTCTGAGACTTGATAGTCACTCTCGTGTTGTAGTGGTTCTCCCACGACCTGGATTTCGTTTCTGTTCCGCAGGAACACATCAATTCTAGTTCTTCTCAAGGTGGAGACATCAACGACGATCTGTGGGTATAATTGTTGTTAAAGATGAAAGGTACCGATTCTACTTTTCATCTGAAGTTCACTGATTAAGAAATTAGCATACAAAAAGCCACAGTAGTTCACTAATATTAGACCTTAAcatgtatttgtaaatatatttgtaccttaTAATGAGTATCATCTTCTTGAGTTACTGAAAGAGGTTCACTGTGTTGTATTGCATTTTGTTCCTGCAACTGCCTGTAGAAACTTAGTAAATCACCATCTGAAGGCACTGCATTGTATTCAGACAAGGTTTCACGAAGTGCAGATGTCATGGCTTCCCTCATGGAGATGAAGTGTAGATCCTCAAGAAAACTGCCCTTTTCTCTGACTTCCAGTAGGATAGAACTTTCTGAAGCAGGTGATTTTGTATGCATTTCATCAAAGTCAAGactttgctttccttccattacAGAATTAGGTGaatcatcttctgaatgatgtaCATCCCATGCAGTCTTCATTTCACCAACCCGCTGAATCTTCTCACAGCAAACTTCTTGGGAGGGACTGAGAAGGCCTTCAGATATCTTATGCTGTAACGTTCTTCTGTGATCATATGTTGGTCTGTCACTTGTCTCTGTGTCAGCCCCAGCAACCATGACAGTTTGATCAACATCTTTCTTGTGATCATTTACAGTAATCCCATTTTCCAGTAGCAGTTCTTCATTGCTGGTAACTGAGAGCGACTCTGTAGCTGCCAAGCCCTGTGAAAGACAGCAGAAATTACATCAGGTGTTTATTGACTTGAAGAAAAGGAATATTACCAAAAATGTTAGTTGCTGAAGGTCAAACATTTGTAACAAAAGTTTTGGTTTTgattcttgaaaataaagtaattaatcaATGTAAAATTAATAAGAAAGTTCATTGGAATACCTGTTTCTGAGTTTGCCTTCGTTGAACTATTGATCCCTCAGCCTCAGTTGAAAGGGTAGCTTCAGAACTGGCTGACGTGTGATGATTACTTTGCCTCTGCACAGAGGATAACTGCTCGCTGCTGCTTGAGCACTCTCCTGGTTCCCTAGAACAGGCCCTCTCCTGTTTTCTCTCTGCTATGTCGTCTGATTCCATCATGATGATGGGAATGATCACCTCCTTTGCCTTTCTGCCTTTTTCCAAATGAACATTTGACGTTAAAGCCTCAGGTACAGAATCAGAAGCACAATTCACATCAAAAGCTCTTGTCTTGAAAATGGAATTGGATCTTTTCATTTCTGAAGTGTAATTCTTGTTCATACAAAGCTGTTGGgattctttctccttctccttcacaaGAGTTGTGCTCCCTTGGGATGGTTCTGTGAAGCTTGGTTGAGCGACAGTTGTGCAATGTCGAGAGTTTCTTGTTTCTGGAAGGATGTTTTCTTGTAAATAGCGTCCACTTCTTTCGCAAGTGATTATCTGAAAGTGCAGAAAGTGATGGTTATTACAAATGCTATAAAATGTTACAGCGAAATATAGTACTAGCAGCATGgtcattatttattcatcaaaGAATGACTAACCTTCGTAGGAACAGTGATGATCAGAATTCCATCGCAGGAGAAAGTGGCGGAGATGGCATCCATCTTGGCGTCGTCTGGCAGGGAGAACTGGTAAAGGGTCTTCCTTTGACAATGGCGACAGACATTCATCTCTCCTTCCTCAACCTTTGATCCCTCAACCACCAGACGCCTTTGGCCAGCCACTCTCACTCGGACGTCTTTCAGCCTCATGCCAACAATGTCCATCCTGATCTGGGGAGGAAATAATCATAAGATATGCTGCACAGCACTAGAGGGTGATACTGTTTACATTTGTGCATTAATGTAAAACTGTTCAGGTAGTAGCTCAAATAAAGTCAAACAGCTTACCTCATAATCTCCATTTTCGGAAACAGCAGCGTAAATATTCTTCTCTTTAGATTCACCGGAATGTGCACTGACTCTTTCATGCTCGAATTCTGTTCTGGAAATGGCTCCTTTGCCAAACCAGGAATCGTCGACGCCTTCCGTCATATCCCAGTCGTCGAGAATCCTCCTGACTCTGTGGTGGAATCGCTCCCGGGCATTTTCGAAGAGAGAGTCGCTGAAGGAAAATCCCTTTGAAGTGACCGAATGAAATCTGTCTTCGCTTTCGCTTGGCTCTCTCCTGAAGTCACTGCTTTTCATCACTTTCGAGGAAGACGAAGAGGTCGCTGATGACGTTGAAGCGACGGAGTAGGAGGTCACGTTATGAACTGGTGCCATTTCTTGACGGTATAGATTATGTCTTGTCTGAATATCTGCACTGCACAACAGGCGACAGTCTTGTTCGCAAGATGGGAAAACTTTGAGAGAAATCGGAATGTTGTTTCGTGTGAATTACTCTTGATACTGGCACTCTTGGGCAGTTTCTTCTTATATATACCCGGTAAAACTCTTGCCCAGTGTGACGTGTCCGGTACATCATGAGGCTATTTTAGCCTGACTCGGAGTGCCTTGCCAAAGAGTAGCGTACCTAACATTCCTTTGTTCTTAGTGTTATacggaaaaaattataaataaagtgaTTAGCCGGTAATTgaggattgtttcttcatttttggTAACAAGTATCATTATACTGGGGGTTTAATTTGATAGTATATCAGTATCAATATCAGTGAATTTCTTCCTTCTAATTTCCATCATATTGTGAACAAAATATATCACAGAAAAATTAAGTATACTTGAAGTGAAGGATAAAAAGATACATTGAAATTGGaatcaatttttaaaagtatatctTCTCTCTGTAGGTACTACCTGGAACTGAAGTCTATTTAGCGATGACTAAAAGTTTTTTTCCCTTATATCATTTtctgaaacttatttttatttcacaatttcaaaatatatttatatttctaatggCCACAACGACCTCGTAAATTTCCAACTTTCTTGAACAGTTATTGATTCTCTTATCCATACATTGTTAAAATTTCAATGTGGCtgttaatgatatataaatattactaataACCTCTcgttctttttgtctttttttgcaaCCGGCCTCCTTAGAAGacaatcacttttctcactatgtgctgcTTCCAATGGCACAcagttctgcatgagtcctggagctacttcgccaTCTAGatttccaggtttcttttcagggatcttgggatcgtgcctagtgttcataTGCTTATGGATACAGTTGCCTCtggcttatcccatatccttcttatttctattttcaggtcttgatacttataaattttttctctttctttctcatctaatctggtgtccatggtactgcgacatcgatgagtgattattattattattattattattattat
It includes:
- the LOC135212156 gene encoding uncharacterized protein LOC135212156; translated protein: MAPVHNVTSYSVASTSSATSSSSSKVMKSSDFRREPSESEDRFHSVTSKGFSFSDSLFENARERFHHRVRRILDDWDMTEGVDDSWFGKGAISRTEFEHERVSAHSGESKEKNIYAAVSENGDYEIRMDIVGMRLKDVRVRVAGQRRLVVEGSKVEEGEMNVCRHCQRKTLYQFSLPDDAKMDAISATFSCDGILIITVPTKIITCERSGRYLQENILPETRNSRHCTTVAQPSFTEPSQGSTTLVKEKEKESQQLCMNKNYTSEMKRSNSIFKTRAFDVNCASDSVPEALTSNVHLEKGRKAKEVIIPIIMMESDDIAERKQERACSREPGECSSSSEQLSSVQRQSNHHTSASSEATLSTEAEGSIVQRRQTQKQGLAATESLSVTSNEELLLENGITVNDHKKDVDQTVMVAGADTETSDRPTYDHRRTLQHKISEGLLSPSQEVCCEKIQRVGEMKTAWDVHHSEDDSPNSVMEGKQSLDFDEMHTKSPASESSILLEVREKGSFLEDLHFISMREAMTSALRETLSEYNAVPSDGDLLSFYRQLQEQNAIQHSEPLSVTQEDDTHYKIVVDVSTLRRTRIDVFLRNRNEIQVVGEPLQHESDYQVSEIFKRFALPEETSNVATSASLSSDGFLMITVVKKGNLNELTTEEDNGKAGFLTSARDDSFEIRKQNLTTKSSASSLATVDHAEHLTEPDSSSHSKEEDTLIEESFSSTSDQVSTNLLDSCTSMSSVEFDKEQPCSIEEHESEALKSPSELRKSISSDRTAYDHRRTLRHKTSDGLLNPFKEVCCEKIQLVVEKKTAWDVHHSEDDSENFVMEGKQSLDSDEMHTKSSASESSVLLEVSEKGSFLEDLHFVSMREAMTSTLRETLSEYNAVPSDEDLLSFYRQLHEQNAINHNELLSATQDDDTHYKIVIDVSTLRRTGIAVFLQNRNEIQVVREPLQHESDHQVSEIFKRFALPEETSNVATSALLSSDGFLMITVVKKGNLNELTTEEDNGMAGFLTSANDDSFEIRKRNLTESSASSLATVVSAEHLNEPDSSSHSKEEDTFIEESFSSTSDQVSTNLLDSCTSMSSVESNKEQPCSVEEQLSKTPKSPSELRKSISSEYNETDALVSVTVAPSVEIQGENKANDISLYKETFIGKENSSECHESSTHTEQSEDSSFLEYQQHKAGSSEALESEKDADTSVNSSSFSDQNLDANNLVSASPVIEETNEETSSTGSCILLNVQEKGLFDEDIFFQNIRHKLQAKERKLLSRERDVSSIAEDFSDEENLSFLDCRDNNQTVTSIDDGDQFMIIIDVSESANVKELQLEVVGNNAVLIKGSAVTNGAEQDDVKTFSERLDLPPGTDVESGHCATSEDGVLVIAFSKVTSAAERISTDDTLHICISGDDCPDYGEMMLSTTVENINTSDTDSKDFMKSVTGGHRASCGVDTSSQTKRSAERNLSAEVTGLSGDIHDSLSTGHSTNNNTKPETIKDTSDALDVGLKFDERCHGIFSVQGSSEKEKGHILKTSCELNQTLQRGLDNSGNVPSLDSHNKMEEFTKEGFSGSFNMGMASCFVSDSSLRISEEEKATTSNEETSANEETLMMKRREDEFSDSIGGDELREMQENINITSFKHNHLSSSQEEEEEQRSAKDYEENEVSSSRANGRILLRKDSDESVGDLEHQKEMEELSCVAERAVKGYFCPENYVTLKLQEKGLFAEDAFFKSARLHLLVGGGESSPNSGGLSSVSDELTSTKKLYCIDHFDQNKAPTFIEDEEYYTIILDVSCYSEKERVKVSVIEEKELSVEYSCVASDSELELIKTFSTRFVLPSGIDSGSGLCGISSDGILAVKFSKQKHSSCHKLERREDAGETQNCLNVEENLAYTTHFLQNRACISSEAKSDIVGVSDSKDFTSKTFSRFKIHSDSSDIQEHNNIKVTMLPFIKKGHFFHDSFFTEAQRLLQEAIKKVLMQSSEEETCRHSSDIKTYKCLRKQNPTWQNQAFHLEEDQYGCKVLLDAESLSEGSTVVYVLEGTELVIECQLETKVGSSHSLQTCKRSFSLPPNVDVNEATSALSSDGVLYIVFSKRDIP